ttttccaataatatttttcatattttctaccgaatttatatctttattacTATGCAAATTGTCTttgtcattatttttattaagttCGTTTTCTATTCCTTCTgctatttctttatttaatttatgttcctttttatttgtaaatatcctgatataattatcattacAAGCAGATACAATATCATCATTGTGAAGTAACTTTATATTCCATagtgtattttttaaatgtataGTTTGCAGACATCcaaaattatcatttttattattactactattattattgttcaTTAGgggattattttttatattattggtatcataattttccattaatttataaacatCCTCAATGgaccatatttttatagttttATCATCACTACAACTATACATAAGTTTATCCTTTTCATTTACACAGACATAAAAAACGAAACCTGTATGTcccatatatatttttattaaattaaagtTAGAGtcatatatgtgtatattttcatcattagaaaatgttattatatttttattatcattaaataatataatatctcGAACAGTATCactatgtatattttttatttcatcgaTTTTTTCTCCTTCTTTGTTCCACATATttactatattattttgtgatattgtgaaaaatatatcattaaaaCAAGTTATATATGTAGCATGTTTATggttttttaaaactttcAAAATGGTATaggtatatttatttgaactCAAAGAATTTAGATTTTGTGGGGAAATCCCTGCATTGCCATCATTATTCATGCTAGTTCCTATATTGTCCGGATTtgatttttcaattttccAGACAAAAACTTCCCCATTCCAATCAGCacttaacaaaatattttcatcctTTTCAACGATACTGCAAATACTATTGGTGTGTCCTTGTAATACTAATTCAATAAGaccatttaaatttaataaatagatGTTTTTATCATTCCCTCCACTATAAAAGTGTAAATTATCTTCAATGCTTtcattactattattttttaattcgcTAATTCCTACATATTTGCTGTAGCATAATGCATAAATAAACTTTTCATGAacttctatttttttatataatataaaattatcattatattgATCATCATTGGGAACTTTATTATTGCATTCGGCCTCTTTTTTCCAAACTATAATTATTCCATTGAGATCTGCACTGAtgatatattcaaaatttatttcaaatttattcaACTCTTcgattgttttattatttataacacATAAACATCGTACCCCTTTACAATGTCCCTTTAAAATTCCCCTTAATTCGTATTCTTTGTCCTCTACAAAAAGTttgggaaaaaaaataaaaaaatatggtaAATATTATAGTGAGACAATTTTCTaactatttaaatattgtagatttatgtatattactaccatattataatatatgtaattgtttatttttcgttttttcataaatactAACCTTGCATTATCTTTGAATAGCTCTAGAAAAGGAAAAGTATAATGATATTACGGcaaatgtataatatgGTTGACAATGTTCATAAGAGTATTCACTATATAGATATTCTTAAATGagcaatttaaaaaagggGTTTCGTAATGCATACATTTGTCAAAACAACCCTTTAAAATGTGATTACATTCACAGTTATAGAATCCAGAAAATTGAAAATCTTGCTAActgtataataaattatttaatagcccttaaaaatgcaatattttaacatacatatatgggTAACTACGCATGAGAAATTCccaaaatatgtaaacaatattattataaaacgaatagaaaaaattgtatcttataaatatgtggCAATATAATTAGTCAGGAATAAACTGAtctgtaatatttttattcagaATAAACTAATCGGTAAATAAGGgcttatacatattataataaagtCATAAAATGATGACGTTATAAAATTTCAATATGGTAAAATGACAAAAATAGaaagtaaataaaacaagCATGAAAAAGTAGCTAATAacgaaaatataaaaatcacaaaaaaaaaattttttgggCTTTTTATGTTCCCCGTTTTTTAGATaatatacacacatatgatgcattgcatatataaaataaatataagtgATAGgttgcatatattattataaaattttataagaaaaaaataaaatgatttCTGTAAGCTTTTTGCAGAAAataaggaaaataaaatactttgaaatgataaaattgaaatctccaaaataattaaaacaaaCATCGACATACTAAGGTTATAGTAATTACATACATAGtatgataaataataatgataatataaaataata
This genomic interval from Plasmodium chabaudi chabaudi strain AS genome assembly, chromosome: 11 contains the following:
- a CDS encoding polyubiquitin binding protein, putative, with the translated sequence MQEDKEYELRGILKGHCKGVRCLCVINNKTIEELNKFEINFEYIISADLNGIIIVWKKEAECNNKVPNDDQYNDNFILYKKIEVHEKFIYALCYSKYVGISELKNNSNESIEDNLHFYSGGNDKNIYLLNLNGLIELVLQGHTNSICSIVEKDENILLSADWNGEVFVWKIEKSNPDNIGTSMNNDGNAGISPQNLNSLSSNKYTYTILKVLKNHKHATYITCFNDIFFTISQNNIVNMWNKEGEKIDEIKNIHSDTVRDIILFNDNKNIITFSNDENIHIYDSNFNLIKIYMGHTGFVFYVCVNEKDKLMYSCSDDKTIKIWSIEDVYKLMENYDTNNIKNNPLMNNNNSSNNKNDNFGCLQTIHLKNTLWNIKLLHNDDIVSACNDNYIRIFTNKKEHKLNKEIAEGIENELNKNNDKDNLHSNKDINSVENMKNIIGKIGEIKIFKNQNKYEAYKYETNGWVLIGDVVDDANSSKKFYIGDNLFQQGYYDEIFSIDTGYGDIKQLPYNINDNINLIAEKFCKRESISITHIKSIVDFINQNCSNLNKNNSNQDINMINEDTKKFVTVLNVFTIQAASLDKILQKIKEFNMNIPANEQNSYKLSDNELNSLTNITNVYKKSIKNDYIFNTADINLITKLCNWQPVHIFPVIDLFRVLILNKHSDILFNNKYSFNVFKLVYDCILYYFQNKNDKDKNLDPLLVCCLRFYLNMFNLSTPRYYMFKKCNLILKQFASFKSNNLNINILLIKIFFNFVISLNENNDNEIRKTLFQSIHEFRENINEIELLYTYSLCFHTSYSTHQKQTQDIIQKYDIKQFIKDKLKALTAQKNEQNEKLFKNVNLILNDLP